The genomic region CTCGGGATTGATCCCTTGATCATTTCTCACAAGTTGGCACTCAACCCATCTGCCCGACCTGTAGCCCAGAAAAAGCAAAACCTCGGCCTGGAAAAAAAGCAAGCGTCCTTAGAAGAGACCAAAAAGCACATCAGTGCTGGTTTTATACAGAAAATCAAATTCACAACATGGCTGGCCAATGTGCTAATGGTAAGAAAACACAATAATAAATGAcgcatgtgtgttgatttcactgatctcaacaaagcatgcctaaAAGATGCGTATCCCTTACCATCTATTGATTCATTAGTTGACAATGCTTCAAGTTATCAAACATTAAGTTTTATGGATGTATATTCTGGTTACAACCAGATTTTAATGCATCCTTTCGATCAAAATAAAACTGCCTTTATTATTGAATATGGTAACTATTACTATAAggttatgccttttggacttaaaaaTACAGGTGCAACATATCAGTGCCTTATGGACGAGGTATTTGCCAATCAAATCGGCAGAAACATGGAAGTCTATGTTGCCACTAAAAATTTGtcactaaaatatatttttcttgtagtgagagaAGAAATAGCATCAAGAGTTGAACTCgggaaaaaaagataaaaattaagtaaaaacaaaggaaacattAAAAAATCCACCAATGTAAGTCCGACACGCCACCAGATCACCCATAACATCCCGGAGATTCAATGGATGATCTCTAAAAATTGACCACAAGACATCAACAATATCTTTGTTCTCAGAAGACAAACCCTCATAAGTAACTCGCGTCAAGTACGATACACCGGCCCCAAAATTCTAGTACGTCGCGAATCGACGCTTCCCGTCCTAGGTCAGCCAGAAGGGATGATGCCTCCGAGCAGGGCGCACCTTAAAATATCCCCCCTTAAAACCATGAAAGGAATCCTCAAACAACCCGAAGATCTGCCGATATGACTGGGCCTGGAACGTCACGTAACCTTTCTTATGCTTCCCCTCCTTGGTCGGAAGGATGcacaaaaagaagaagagaaaaacatCCACCCGAGCTGGAAGCTCCAGGTAGTTACAAACCAACTCGAAGGTCCGGATGGCTGTCCAACTATTGGGATGCAACTGAGACAGCACCACCGAACAACGATTAAGAAGTTCTTGAACAAACTCCGAAAACCAAAGCCGCACCTCCAGTCGTGTGAACATGGATACATAAATTCACATCGAGTCAGCAACTCGGGGAGAATCAAAATTTATATAACGAACCATCTCGTCCATCCTATCGAGCGCAAGCTCGTACTAATGCTCTGCCTCACCATCTTCGTAAACCGCGCCCTCGTTGCGGAGTCTTTGGAGGACCTCCTCCATAACCCGGGACGACGTCTCCCACACATCAGAAGTCACCCAATAGTAAGCATTGGGGATGCCACCGGTCGGGACAACGGGAGCCCTAGTACCCTCACTCTTCCACCGGACCATACCTAAGAAAGGGGACACCAACGTCAGCCCACTCTCTGAAAAAGGAGAACCATACAAAAGACTTTCACTAAGCATTCCTAAAGGAAGCCCAAAAAACAGCGGCATCTCCTCCGTTTCTCTATCATTACCACAATCACAAAACTAGTGACACCCCCTAATTTCCTACCACTTTTACCTAGAAAAATGGCCTCAGATAGACAAATGTAGAAGCAGACAAATCGAAAGAAAAACACGGCATAAATAAAGCAGAAATTAAGTAAACACCAACCTAATCCTCGAAGCGAGTAGAGAAAATAACGCAGTGTGAAACGAAGGACGAATGAACACGCAATGAACAAAGGACTAGGCAGGAAAACAAGCAGTGAATGGAGAAATAGAGAAATAGGAGAAGTGACAGAAGAAAAAGAAGTTATAAATCAGAGAGatataaaaagagagagaaaCGGTTACAAAAGTAAAACCCTAACGTTTCAAAGAAAACAGGAAGGGGCAAAGggcaaaattgaaaagaaaacccAAAACTTCTTTTCATATTAAAACGCCATTATGACGCTTAAGAAACTGTAATTAGAAAATCCCCTTTCGAGAAAAGCAGCGGACAAGTGACGGGATGGCCAAGCATTTTTTGGACTTCCGACCTCGACCAGAGAATCCGGACGATACTCTCCCTGCCAGGCTCATGGCCGTATGGCAAGATCAAAAGCTCCTTCAGTGATGAGATCGAGCCCAATCACTCTCTCGCTCTGGGAGTAACTATTCTGGATCCGATCCCCAGGTCCCTCATTGGAGCAGCCGCCAACCTGATTACCTGGGTCTGGGCCTCCATCATGGCCAAAATCGGCTCTGTAATCCCTAACCAACATTCAAAATTAAATATCCCTCTTATTTTAactaataagataagataacataaCAAATTCTAACTATATAAAAGGGTCAAGGACTCCCTCAGGTATATTACACATTCCTATTCTCATATATATCTCTTAGATCTATTTTGACTTGAACATCAGAGTATCTTTATAGGTATCACCCCTCGCCACTCCAGCATCCAACAGCGTCACCATATTTCTACTCTCATATATATAATTAACGTTGTTAGTTTTCACTAATCAACTAATTATATTTGTATTTATAcatttatttttacatttaaaagctataattcatataattaataacatattgaaattagtttaatttaacaaattaaaaaatatatattttaattttgtcccgtATATGGCACATATTATTAAACTTGTAtaagaaagaatataataatttaCTATGTAATTTTCGAAATGTACCGGAATAATTGCTTAAGATGAATATTGTATTTGAAAAATTTTCCTAACCTAGCtataataaaatactaaaattggTTTTATTTTTGGTTTCTATATACCCATGATATTTTACAGGAAAAAATAATAGTGACTGTCGTGCGTCTAAAGATAGATccataataataaattatatatatcatTCATTTTTAGCGTCCCCTTccgaaaaaaaaaaatgcatgaagCATCCATGAAGGTTTAATTAATTATTGCAATTAAAGAAAGATTAAAATTGCAAGGACGGCGTTCATCTATGAAAACATATCATAAAAAACGATGAGGATAATTTTGTTTATTTCGCATCGATAATAACGATGATATATTGATATAGAAACTTCTATATAGaggtttctattttaatttatcaaattttGGATTTTGCATTAGAACAAAATAAGTAGTTATCTTCCCCTAGATACCGTTTATTCCAAGACAAAACTTCATAGATCATAGATAAAACTTTGAAAGAGCATTGCATAAAACAAATGGTTTCAAATTGATTCTTAATTCATGTGAGTAATTATAATAATCATACTAGTTgtatactaaaaaaataaaaaaaaaattaatttctgatattTTAATTTACcaacatttaaatttttaaaaatttaaattttcttcCTTCTCTTTTATTTATCTACTATAAATTACACGAGAAATAGCGTGCAGCATACAAAAACGACGTGGACGAAGAAGTTGTTCTAGAACACGTCATTTTCTTATAGTGGACAAGATGTTGCCACGTGTACGGTGGATAACTCACAGACACACTCACCTCGTCCACTATAAATGTAGGGCCATGAATCTCCATGGAGAATCATCAGATTAACGTTCTATTTGTGTGTGTGTGAAGCCATTGTTGTTTCTTTAATTCACTCATTTCTTTGTTTGTGAGAAATATGTCTGGCTGTGGCAGTGGAAGCTGTAGCTGCGGCAGCAGCTGCAAGTGCGGCAGCGGCTGCAGGTACATGaaaaaatctttcatgtttaaaTGTTTAATGATgagtttaaataaatttattatgaatttaattttaatatatcttgttttcaatttttatttttttttagcatTTCTAGTTTACATTTGTCGTTAGTTTATTCggtgataaaaaaaaatagaatcatcaaaactaaaaatatatatgATATTTTACATTTAACAAAATTTGAATCTTAATATTTTCTATACATGTTGAGAAATATTAATTTTCTTATTTGAAACAACACTAactaatttcttattttcttcgcTAAAAATATTGACTCTCTAATAATATTCTTTAGAcacattattaattattttcatatttaaaataacattaaaaagttatctttttaaattttaattatttaatttatattaaattttagattttaaattataatttttttaactttaaattttaaataataaatcttaaataaaaaattggcCAATATTAAtgatgtaaattttttttttattaattaagtattgaccaaattttaatataaatactgattcctatactttttcataatcTATATTAAAGTATCTTTTGTCTTTAACTGTGGGGTTTTTACAAGTAATAATTGCAGCTGCAGCAGCAAAATGTACCCAGACTTGAGCTACGCAGAGAACACAACTATCGCAGCAACCCTTGTTATGGGCGTTGCACCGGCCAAGCCTCAATTTGAGGGTGGCGCTACTGAAATGGCCGCCGAGAACGGTGGCTGCAAGTGTGGGTCCTCCTGCACCTGCGACCCATGCAGCTGCAAgtaataatgaatgaatgatgacGAGCTTTCCTATCTTGCTACCTTCACCTGTTGGAAATTCTAAGCAGAGACAACGTCATAAATACATACATAATAAATGTttgcttgtttttgtttttgtgtttGGTTCAAAATCGTTTTAGAATAAATGCTTTGTTGTGTGTTTGTTTGATCTTGTATTTCGCTTATATATTTGTATCATAAATCTCTGCTTATTAATGGAAACACTGTTTTATGGTATGAGAATAAGAGTTTTGCTGTTTAACTTCATAATTTCGGGCATACAGTGTTGcaattaaaagaaaagtaaataaattagGTTGAAAATAGTCAAATACATAACGACGATACAATACAACACAAACATACTTGATTTTATTGAGATGGAGACATTTGCAGAATAACTAATTTGAAATCGTCGTAAAATCATTTTATTCATCcacttaaataaatattaaaaatttcaatttcaattgttATATACAACAACAGTTTAAACGCGACAATAACTCTTAAATAGAGAAGTTAAGACAAATCTTTGTCATAATGCTATGATTTATTTTCGTTTCAAGCACAAATTAtagaattttattttaagattctAATACATATACACATCATAAACTATCCTgtggtttattttattttatatttttaacaaaaagttGCATGTAACAAATTAGTCtcttaagattttaaaattttatactaTAATCCTTCAATGAATCAAAATAGGATAATTAGATGTACAGAGGTAAATTGATACAGAAGTGTGAGATTTTGTACGGAAGAGTGCACTGAAGACGTGTCTCTGACTGTTTCAGAGTTCTAAGTTGCCTgtgggagtagaagaagagaaagttTTGGCTGGGTCGGCTAATGTTCATTAAGCCAACTTGTAAAAGTAACGGTATAAACAAGGTGTTTGAGTTGAAGGGGGTTGGACTGTGGAAATAATTTGGTTACAATTTTGATAGAAAATCAAGTCAGCCAACTCCTGCCAACTTTTTAATGAGTCCGACTTTAAAATTcatcttaataaaaataagttaatatatatgaatattttttctgttaaatattagaatgtttcttttttatactaaatggatgtttttttatatatttttcaaatttttttgtattgcaaatgtgaatgtttctatttctttaaaaattttataatttttttaaattttatagatatttaattatttttgttaaaatataaCTGGATATTTCTTTTGTTCCTTTTGGCTAAGATCATTGATCAAGTGTGTAGTTAGCAGTCTCAAGAATGGCGAAGGAACTTGAAAACAATGCCCAAGAGGCATTCTTGGATGACGATTTTGCCCTCGCCGCCGATTACTACTCAGAAGCCATCAACTTGGATCCCAACAACCCTCTTCTTTATGCCAACAGAGCCCAAGCCCATATCAAGCTTCAGAACTTCACAGAAGTCGTTTCTGATGCGAACAAAGCCATTCAATTGAGTCCTTCACTGGCTAAGGCCTACTTTTGTAAGGGAACTGCGTGCATTAAGCTGGAAGAGTATCAAACTGCAAAGGTAGCACTTTAAACCAGTGCCTCTTTTGCTCCCGACGATTCCAGATTCACCAAACTCATTCAAGATTGTGATCGCTACATTGCAGAAGAATCGAAAGATAGTACCCGATAAGTGCAGAGTCCTGGTGTTGTCAACTAAAGTTGAAATCTGCCTGTGGGTTGAAATCTGATATTTCAATTCTTGCTCAGAGCGGTGCCAGAAGAGGAGAGTCGCGGTGGGAAGGCGGAGAGGGTCTGACGGTGAGAGAAAGGAgtctgtgtgtgtgattgttagaggtgggtaggttaatgtgagaaagaagagaaagatttttataggttttaattaggtttacttaattaattttaaatttttttaattttgaatttaaaaaagtttaaaattaattattaatataattataattaattaagttgttccaTTCTTGGCTGATTAGgagttggttccatatactttttcatTTGGTTAAGGGTGATCCGTTGTGTTATTAGCATGCTTGTTATCATCCAATAAATGTGTTAATATTCGAGTAAATACCCATAGTCGTCCCTGATATTCACGCAATTACTCATAGTAATCCCTAAGATCCCGATTTCTCAAttgtagtcctccagatagagctccGAGCACTCAAACTGGTCCCTGAACATATTTcaggtgatgactcatcaccggaGCGCTGACGTGGCCGCGGATTGCCATGTTGGAGGGCTCCCAACGGCTAGCTGAGCTGGCTAATTTGCAATTTGTACCCATATTGGTCCCTCGTACTATATATAAtcctaaatccccaaattctcagatacttcatcccttcgtcttgttcatctcttcttcttcttctttcatacacTTCTTCCTGTTCTCACACAGTTCCAGCTGGGGCTGCTACTCATGTCGATGATGGGTGGTGGTAGCACTGCAGGTTGAAGCTTTGTCCATTCCCTATCTTACTGGAACCGGAGTAGAACGCAAACGAAGAGCAGAAGATCGGTCCCGCCAAAATGGTGCGGCTGTGGCTGCAGGCCAGTCCTCAGATGGTCTGGCACAGATTCGAATCCGAACAAACCATTTTATGGCTGTCCCAACTATAATGTGGGTTAGAATAATTACTTGTGTTGTTATGATTCTCCTCCCCTGACTGTTCTTGTGTTGTTCCTCTCTGAACTTTGATCCTTTCTTGGTTACAGACAAGTGGGAAGAGATGGTACGGGCTTTTTGTGTGAGCAGATTCTgtgaatgaggaacaggttgagaaGTCAGAATTGTGTGGTGATGAAGTGAAGATGAACTTTGATTGGAGGCTTCGAAGGTTGGAGGAGGATGTCCAGATGCAAAAAGTGATTACTCAGTTGTTAGTGTTAGCTGTGTTTGTATTGATAGTGTTGTTGGTGATCCTGTATTGTAAATGATGAATGAGTTGGTGGTTTAGGGTTTTCTGTTAGCAACAGATGTAAAAGTTTGCTTCTTGATGGAATGAAAAATGATGTTAACTATGAAACTGTTGTTAAGATAAATTCCACTGTTTATCAAAAAAACTGCTTGTTGATGGAATGAAAAATGTTGTTAACTATGAAACTGTTGTTAAGATAAATTCCattatttatcaaaaaaataaaaaaactgctTCCACCTGAATGATAAACCACAAAGCATAGTATATTAAGATAAATTCCATTGTTTAtcaaaaaacaacaaaagatgaAGGTAAAAGGCAGCCTAAAAACCATTATGCTGCTATCTGTAGTTTCATCAAAAGCATGGCATATCAAAAAGGCCTTTGGATCACAATTCACCATCTAGTCATTGTACGATGGAAAAGACTAATTACACAAAACAGAAACTCCTAAATATGGCTGAATGAGCTTCTGATCCAAGCATCCATCGACCACTTCTCTAAATATGCCCAAGCATCCTCATTTAACCTTTTGATCTTGTCCATTCCATCTCTGAATTCTTGGTATGTTGTTGCCCTTGCACATTTCCACAAAAGTTTCCGTAGTTGTAAGTCCTtccaattcttgttgaaattttttcaTAAATGCCAGACGCAGAAACGGTGATGCACATCAGGCATCACCTCTTTCACTGCTGATATCAGTCCCTGCCAGATTCAGGAAACATTATACATATATAGTTTCAACAAAATGTACACATATATGACCCTGACTTTATATTCGTGACCCATAATAGTCCCTAATGTTTATACTTATCCCCATAAAGGTCCTTAAAATTTACAATTGATCCCCATAAAAGTCCCTAACAGATATGCATATAATCAGACAATGATTCAGGAGCTAAACTATAAACAAAAAACATGTGTTATAATACAATTGGAGTGACAAATTTCTTCTAAAAAAGATGGTATCAAATGAATAAACTTGGTTTACCACAGGCACCATGTAAAAAGTTGGTAAGAATGTGGGGTATGTTATTGTTGAAAAGATATAATCAATTAAGTATTGAAGCCAAAAAAGAACAGAACATATAAGAAAAAATCTATACCTCAATTTGCTTTGGTCAACTAAGACAATAGCAATCTATTTCCCTGACAATATGAGAATGAAAATCTCTCTTCCACTAATTAATCTACATTGCAAAACGATGGAAAGATTTTCTGACTAAATGTTATAAATAAATGACAAAGTTGCTAGTGAATAAAATGCATCAAGTTGTTAGTTTCCTCAAGTCCAACAAATCTAGCAGaacacaattttattttttattctttt from Arachis ipaensis cultivar K30076 chromosome B02, Araip1.1, whole genome shotgun sequence harbors:
- the LOC107628438 gene encoding metallothionein-like protein 2 isoform X1, whose translation is MSGCGSGSCSCGSSCKCGSGCSNNCSCSSKMYPDLSYAENTTIAATLVMGVAPAKPQFEGGATEMAAENGGCKCGSSCTCDPCSCK
- the LOC107627523 gene encoding protein SGT1 homolog A-like — translated: MAKELENNAQEAFLDDDFALAADYYSEAINLDPNNPLLYANRAQAHIKLQNFTEVVSDANKAIQLSPSLAKAYFCKGTACIKLEEYQTAKVAL
- the LOC107628438 gene encoding metallothionein-like protein 2 isoform X2 — its product is MSGCGSGSCSCGSSCKCGSGCSCSSKMYPDLSYAENTTIAATLVMGVAPAKPQFEGGATEMAAENGGCKCGSSCTCDPCSCK
- the LOC107628438 gene encoding metallothionein-like protein 2 isoform X3 codes for the protein MSGCGSGSCSCGSSCKCGSGCSSKMYPDLSYAENTTIAATLVMGVAPAKPQFEGGATEMAAENGGCKCGSSCTCDPCSCK